A genomic stretch from Paraburkholderia dioscoreae includes:
- a CDS encoding aspartate carbamoyltransferase, with the protein MSVPQQAFLRDAMRRLNMTRDTFASRIGVSRRALDTWLLPDDSQESRAMPEIVERFVSEIVVHGEPGEKHTQSVDSQSLASQMLFEGKPQLLSVDQFSRDSVEALFRVADIMQPIARRRKISRVLEGAVLGNLFFEASTRTRVSFGAAFCRLGGSVCDTTGFTFSSMAKGESIYDTSRVMSGYVDALVIRHPEQGSVAEFARATNVPVINGGDGPGEHPSQALLDLYTIQREFSRLGKIVDGAHIALVGDLKYGRTVHSLVKLLALYRGIKFTLISPPMLEMPSYIIEQISRNDHVIEQTHDLSTGLRGADVVYATRIQKERFTDESFEGYTPDFQINQALVDSVCGVDTLIMHPLPRDSRPGANDLSVDLNHDSRLAIFRQTDNGIPVRMAIFAVLLGVEKLVQHSMRDAAWRPPVYLGPDDAVFHGID; encoded by the coding sequence ATGAGCGTCCCGCAACAAGCCTTCTTACGCGACGCGATGCGTCGCCTGAACATGACGCGCGACACGTTCGCGAGCCGCATCGGCGTGTCGCGCCGGGCGCTCGATACATGGCTCCTGCCGGACGACTCGCAGGAATCGCGGGCCATGCCGGAGATCGTGGAGCGCTTCGTGTCGGAAATCGTGGTGCACGGCGAGCCGGGCGAAAAACATACGCAAAGCGTAGACTCACAGTCGCTCGCGAGCCAAATGCTTTTCGAGGGCAAGCCGCAGTTGCTCTCGGTGGATCAATTCTCGCGCGACTCGGTGGAAGCGCTCTTCCGCGTCGCCGACATCATGCAGCCGATCGCCCGGCGCCGCAAAATCTCCCGCGTGCTGGAAGGCGCTGTGCTCGGCAATCTGTTCTTCGAGGCGAGCACGCGCACCCGCGTGAGCTTCGGCGCGGCGTTCTGCCGGCTGGGCGGCTCGGTTTGCGACACCACCGGTTTCACGTTTTCGTCGATGGCCAAGGGCGAATCGATCTACGACACCAGCCGCGTGATGAGCGGCTATGTGGACGCCCTGGTGATCCGCCATCCGGAGCAAGGCTCGGTGGCCGAATTCGCGCGCGCGACCAATGTGCCCGTGATCAACGGCGGCGACGGGCCGGGCGAACACCCGAGCCAGGCGCTGCTCGATCTGTACACCATTCAGCGTGAGTTCTCGCGCCTCGGCAAAATCGTCGACGGTGCCCATATCGCCCTGGTCGGCGACCTGAAGTACGGGCGCACCGTGCACTCGCTGGTCAAACTGCTGGCGCTGTACCGCGGCATCAAGTTCACGCTGATCTCGCCGCCTATGCTCGAAATGCCGAGCTATATCATCGAGCAGATTTCGCGCAACGACCACGTGATCGAGCAGACTCACGATCTGTCCACCGGCCTGCGCGGCGCCGACGTGGTGTACGCCACGCGCATCCAGAAAGAGCGCTTTACCGACGAATCGTTCGAAGGCTATACGCCGGATTTCCAGATCAATCAGGCGCTGGTGGACAGCGTGTGCGGCGTCGATACGCTGATCATGCACCCACTGCCGCGCGACAGCCGCCCAGGCGCGAACGATCTGAGCGTGGACCTGAACCACGATTCACGGCTGGCGATCTTCCGGCAGACCGACAACGGCATTCCGGTGCGCATGGCGATTTTCGCGGTGCTGCTGGGCGTGGAGAAACTGGTTCAGCATTCCATGCGCGATGCGGCGTGGCGCCCGCCGGTCTATCTCGGTCCGGACGACGCGGTTTTTCATGGAATCGATTGA
- the dapA gene encoding 4-hydroxy-tetrahydrodipicolinate synthase, translating to MSIFSGMWVPLITPFADGAVDHAALRALVRRYAGAGIAGLVALGTTGEPAALNAAEQDAVLATILDEAQAAARHPHDARALPVLVGVSGNHTASMRERIEQLNPLPIAGVLMAAPYYIRPSQAGIVEHFTALADASAKPVVLYDIPYRTGVRLELDTLFALAAHPRIQAVKDCAGSLDITLALIRDGRLQVLAGEDINIFNTLCLGGSGAIAASAHVRTERFVALYRTLAAGRLDEGRRIFHALAPLIQTLFAEPNPAPVKALLAAQGLIRDELRMPMTRSGGALRERLAALAERERSEAQETEASV from the coding sequence ATGTCTATTTTTTCGGGTATGTGGGTTCCGCTCATCACGCCGTTCGCCGACGGCGCCGTCGATCACGCCGCCTTGCGCGCACTGGTGCGCCGCTATGCCGGCGCGGGCATTGCCGGGCTGGTCGCGCTCGGCACCACCGGCGAACCGGCCGCGCTCAATGCCGCCGAGCAGGACGCCGTGCTGGCCACGATTCTCGACGAAGCGCAGGCCGCCGCTCGCCACCCGCATGATGCGCGGGCGCTGCCGGTGCTGGTCGGCGTGTCGGGCAATCACACGGCGAGCATGCGCGAGCGTATCGAGCAACTGAATCCGCTGCCGATCGCGGGCGTGCTGATGGCCGCGCCGTACTACATCCGGCCTTCGCAGGCCGGCATTGTCGAACACTTCACGGCGCTTGCCGATGCGAGCGCGAAGCCGGTCGTGCTGTACGACATTCCCTATCGAACCGGCGTGCGGCTCGAACTCGACACGCTGTTTGCGCTCGCCGCGCATCCACGGATTCAGGCGGTGAAGGATTGCGCCGGTTCGCTCGACATCACGCTCGCGCTGATTCGGGATGGCCGCCTGCAAGTGCTGGCCGGCGAGGACATCAATATTTTCAACACCTTGTGTCTGGGCGGCAGCGGGGCGATTGCGGCATCCGCGCATGTGCGGACCGAGCGCTTTGTCGCGCTATATCGCACGCTCGCGGCGGGGCGGCTCGACGAAGGCCGGCGCATTTTTCACGCGCTCGCGCCGCTGATCCAGACGCTGTTCGCCGAGCCGAATCCGGCGCCCGTCAAGGCACTGCTGGCCGCGCAAGGGTTGATACGCGACGAACTGCGCATGCCGATGACGCGTTCCGGCGGGGCGCTGCGCGAGCGGCTCGCCGCGTTGGCCGAACGGGAACGGAGCGAGGCGCAGGAGACCGAAGCATCGGTTTGA
- a CDS encoding M23 family metallopeptidase — MASVFRAGNRLASGSVGFVTRRTALTLALSAAGGASALALAAGFAIGSHWPVHVAGSGEPVTAHVEHDYAIDQLGKLNASVAQIEPRIARLTAQVGDLRDFEARLNMPRPAPRAPVVPASPAAAPASDTAATDSEDEGEGGPSLPPLRCSELAPAPSRHADAERTAQQLDCIAATLSALEQQTAGHAVAFAAFPGRMPADGARFGSPFGNRIDPFTHRLSFHPGLDLVAKTGTPILAAAGGRVVLAGEKSGYGNAVEIDHGNGLMTRYGHASRIVVHVGDLVLPRQYIADVGSTGRSTGPHLHFEVLVNGAPVNPVAYLALFSPAPHG, encoded by the coding sequence ATGGCTTCCGTGTTTCGCGCCGGTAATCGGCTTGCCAGCGGCTCGGTCGGCTTCGTCACGCGCCGCACTGCGTTGACGCTGGCTTTGAGCGCAGCCGGCGGCGCGTCTGCGCTCGCACTCGCCGCGGGCTTTGCGATCGGCTCGCACTGGCCGGTGCACGTTGCCGGGTCCGGCGAACCGGTGACGGCTCACGTCGAGCACGACTATGCGATCGATCAGCTCGGCAAGCTGAATGCTTCAGTGGCGCAGATCGAGCCGCGCATCGCGCGACTGACCGCGCAGGTCGGCGACTTACGCGATTTCGAAGCACGCCTGAACATGCCACGGCCGGCGCCGCGCGCGCCTGTCGTGCCTGCCTCGCCGGCTGCGGCGCCCGCCTCCGACACGGCCGCCACCGACAGCGAAGACGAAGGCGAGGGCGGCCCTTCGCTGCCGCCGCTTCGCTGCAGCGAACTCGCGCCGGCGCCGAGCCGCCATGCCGATGCCGAGCGCACCGCCCAGCAACTGGATTGCATTGCCGCGACGCTGTCGGCGCTCGAACAGCAGACCGCCGGGCACGCGGTCGCGTTCGCCGCCTTTCCCGGCCGCATGCCTGCCGACGGCGCACGCTTCGGCTCACCATTCGGTAATCGTATCGATCCGTTCACGCATCGTTTGAGCTTTCATCCGGGACTCGATCTGGTTGCGAAAACCGGCACGCCGATTCTCGCGGCGGCTGGTGGCCGCGTGGTCCTCGCCGGCGAGAAATCGGGGTATGGCAATGCGGTCGAAATCGATCACGGCAACGGCCTCATGACTCGCTATGGCCACGCGTCGCGCATTGTCGTGCATGTCGGCGATCTGGTGCTGCCGCGCCAATATATTGCCGATGTCGGCTCGACTGGCCGCTCCACCGGTCCGCATCTGCATTTCGAAGTGCTGGTCAACGGTGCGCCGGTCAATCCGGTTGCCTACCTCGCGCTTTTTTCGCCCGCGCCTCATGGCTGA
- a CDS encoding bactofilin family protein → MFNKKKAAGIQQTKLATLVAHDVRITGDLQFSNGLRMDGHVTGNVSGEPGGQTLLVLSDRGSIEGNVHGYDVVVNGRIVGDVIADHFVELQSNAHVTGNIYYQQLRMDCGASVDGKLTKQDVAQVATPHLVSVADSAFDERKAG, encoded by the coding sequence ATGTTCAACAAGAAAAAAGCCGCGGGCATCCAGCAGACCAAGCTCGCCACCCTGGTCGCCCACGACGTGCGGATCACCGGCGACCTTCAGTTCAGCAACGGCCTGCGCATGGACGGCCACGTCACAGGCAACGTCAGCGGCGAGCCGGGCGGCCAGACGCTGCTCGTATTGAGCGATCGCGGTTCGATCGAAGGCAACGTGCACGGTTACGACGTGGTGGTCAACGGCAGGATCGTCGGCGACGTGATTGCCGATCACTTCGTCGAGTTGCAGAGCAATGCGCATGTGACGGGCAACATCTACTACCAGCAGTTGCGCATGGATTGCGGCGCCTCGGTGGACGGCAAGCTCACCAAACAGGACGTGGCGCAGGTGGCGACGCCGCATCTGGTGTCGGTGGCCGACAGCGCGTTCGACGAGCGCAAGGCCGGCTAG
- a CDS encoding putative bifunctional diguanylate cyclase/phosphodiesterase, translated as MQSSYNLWLVAISFVVATLASYTALDLTGRIFLLASPRLRHVWRLGGAAALGVGIWSMHFIAMLAFSLPIPLGYDFATTAASLGLAVAASYLALHITTREQLTASRLLAGGVVMGCGIAGMHYVGMAAMQMTPGIVYQPAWFAGSLAIAIGASSAALWLARALSDDDARHVVRKRLASALAMGIAISGMHYAGMAAAGFPPGLVCGAANGVSTTWLATSVILFTFAILIVTLMLSRFDARTTFLVGAVSNLNGQIVRLATLDSLTGLPNRSTLTERIEHAIHRAQRQRSMCAVLFMDLDGFKTINDSLGHSVGDQVLTAFAQRLLLCVRASDTVARLGGDEFVVLAEDLGSREDAGALAEGVLDRMRMGMWTDSQPLQVMPSIGIALFPHDGDTVDSLLKNADAAMYEAKRAGRSTYRFFERSMNEAAMRTLQIQNALHDALAAGQFSLHFQPKFHGGGESLAGAEALIRLHHPQLGDLAPLEFIPIAERSGQIVQIGYWVVRETCRQIRRWISQGLPSMKVAVNLSPRQMLQPNLVANMLEIVQAEGVQCEQIMFEITETVAMQDAPKTIEMIRQFQACGFEIAIDDFGTGYSSLAYLQRFRVKQLKIDRFFTNGLDVHGPEGSAIVSAIIALAHSLEMDVVAEGVETESQLDMLRTMMCDEMQGFLLGKPLNADDFGNLLRERMVAA; from the coding sequence ATGCAGAGCTCATACAACCTTTGGCTGGTAGCCATTTCATTCGTCGTCGCGACGCTCGCGTCGTATACAGCGCTCGATCTGACCGGCCGCATTTTCCTGCTGGCATCGCCGCGTCTGCGGCATGTCTGGCGCCTGGGCGGCGCCGCGGCACTCGGCGTCGGCATCTGGTCGATGCACTTCATCGCGATGCTCGCCTTTTCTCTGCCGATTCCGCTCGGCTACGACTTCGCGACGACCGCCGCTTCGCTCGGACTCGCGGTCGCTGCTTCGTACCTGGCGCTGCACATCACGACCCGTGAACAACTGACCGCAAGCCGCCTGCTGGCCGGCGGCGTAGTAATGGGATGCGGCATTGCCGGCATGCACTACGTCGGCATGGCCGCGATGCAGATGACGCCCGGCATCGTTTATCAGCCGGCATGGTTCGCCGGCTCGCTCGCGATCGCGATCGGCGCGTCGAGCGCCGCGCTGTGGCTGGCGCGCGCGCTCAGCGACGACGACGCGCGCCACGTGGTGCGCAAGCGTCTGGCCTCGGCACTGGCGATGGGCATCGCGATCAGCGGCATGCATTACGCCGGCATGGCCGCCGCCGGGTTTCCGCCCGGCCTCGTATGCGGCGCGGCCAACGGCGTCAGCACCACGTGGCTCGCGACTTCGGTGATCCTGTTCACCTTTGCCATTCTGATCGTCACGCTGATGCTGTCTCGTTTCGATGCGCGCACCACCTTTCTGGTCGGCGCGGTGTCGAACCTGAACGGCCAGATCGTGCGGCTCGCCACGCTCGACAGTCTGACCGGTCTGCCGAACCGCAGCACGCTGACCGAGCGGATCGAACACGCGATCCATCGCGCGCAGCGGCAGCGCTCCATGTGCGCGGTCCTCTTCATGGACCTCGACGGCTTCAAGACGATCAATGATTCGCTCGGCCACTCGGTCGGCGACCAGGTGCTGACCGCGTTCGCACAGCGCCTGCTGCTGTGCGTGCGCGCGAGCGACACCGTGGCGCGACTGGGCGGCGACGAGTTCGTGGTGCTGGCCGAAGATCTTGGTTCGCGCGAAGACGCCGGCGCGCTGGCCGAAGGTGTGCTCGACCGGATGCGCATGGGCATGTGGACCGACTCCCAGCCCCTCCAGGTGATGCCGAGCATCGGCATCGCGCTCTTTCCGCACGACGGCGACACGGTCGACAGCCTGCTGAAAAACGCGGACGCCGCCATGTACGAAGCCAAACGTGCGGGCCGCAGCACCTATCGCTTCTTCGAGCGCAGCATGAACGAGGCGGCCATGCGCACGCTGCAGATTCAGAACGCGTTGCACGACGCGCTCGCGGCCGGTCAGTTCTCGCTGCACTTCCAGCCGAAGTTTCACGGCGGCGGCGAGTCGCTGGCCGGAGCCGAAGCGCTGATCCGTCTGCATCACCCGCAACTCGGCGATCTGGCGCCGCTCGAGTTCATTCCGATCGCCGAGCGCTCGGGGCAGATCGTGCAGATCGGCTATTGGGTCGTGCGCGAAACGTGCCGGCAGATTCGCCGCTGGATTTCTCAGGGCCTGCCGTCGATGAAAGTGGCGGTCAACCTGTCGCCGCGCCAGATGCTGCAGCCGAACCTCGTCGCGAACATGCTCGAGATCGTCCAGGCCGAAGGCGTGCAATGCGAGCAGATCATGTTCGAGATCACCGAAACCGTAGCGATGCAGGACGCCCCCAAAACCATCGAGATGATCCGCCAGTTCCAGGCGTGCGGCTTCGAGATCGCGATCGACGACTTCGGCACCGGCTATTCGAGCCTCGCCTATCTGCAGCGCTTTCGCGTGAAGCAACTGAAGATCGACCGCTTCTTCACCAACGGTCTCGACGTGCATGGACCGGAAGGCAGCGCGATCGTTTCGGCGATCATCGCGCTCGCACATTCGCTGGAAATGGATGTGGTAGCCGAGGGCGTGGAAACCGAATCGCAACTCGACATGCTCAGGACCATGATGTGCGATGAAATGCAGGGGTTCCTGCTCGGCAAGCCGCTCAACGCCGACGACTTCGGCAACCTGCTGCGAGAGAGAATGGTAGCTGCGTGA
- a CDS encoding EAL domain-containing protein, with protein MKGESESFWAKFADPAVPELQRGRTQWLLPVALTVVLTMTGAHAQEHRALISDTATSLQSAQSDQSDTDCMSPPLALIPATLAGATATPMKLVDGARLACSFSADVPKPEAGVRRSSPGRATDVPQPVTGPVEDSADAELAYMSGLPSVASGPAFTGLVPETSSSSPPEEDLDLTGPTGCERGQACEGGAAPGEASESAQPEPEPDVRPVAGARTRVSRRLLVGLAAWLALWLMTCLLIHCAWMFYKRHLTPDAKLIRAAKAGIKRGEFRVEYQPLVSLSEGRCVGVDALIRWDNVEYGQLGPHHYMSRIEQRSFIGPVTRFILSTAVRELGPLVASRSLYIGIKVAARHVESPTFVSDVIGSAESILSRLVLHLPEEHCARPTKGVLDAVTMLRARGVRLAMSGATSVEMYSTLHEAFHFDLLKIDRRILALDDGERRQRLAALVDAARELGSIVVAEGVESASHHRVVSRSGAEIGQGFFYGRTMILSLLVTFLNAGGNSLRGKKVRLWQ; from the coding sequence ATGAAAGGGGAATCGGAATCATTTTGGGCGAAGTTTGCCGATCCGGCGGTGCCGGAACTTCAGAGGGGACGAACGCAGTGGTTGCTGCCGGTTGCTTTGACGGTAGTCCTAACGATGACGGGCGCTCATGCGCAGGAGCATCGAGCGCTTATATCCGACACCGCTACCTCATTGCAGTCCGCGCAATCCGATCAATCGGACACCGATTGCATGAGCCCTCCTCTGGCCCTCATCCCGGCAACGCTCGCTGGGGCGACCGCAACTCCAATGAAGCTTGTCGATGGCGCACGGTTGGCATGCAGTTTTTCCGCTGACGTGCCAAAGCCCGAGGCCGGCGTTCGACGTTCGTCACCAGGTCGTGCGACCGATGTCCCGCAGCCCGTTACGGGTCCGGTGGAGGATTCCGCCGACGCTGAGTTGGCGTATATGAGCGGCTTGCCGTCGGTAGCCTCTGGTCCCGCGTTCACCGGTCTTGTGCCGGAAACTTCGAGTTCTTCTCCGCCCGAAGAAGACCTGGATCTGACGGGGCCGACTGGATGCGAACGCGGCCAGGCTTGCGAAGGCGGAGCCGCGCCTGGCGAGGCGAGCGAATCGGCGCAGCCGGAGCCCGAGCCGGATGTGCGCCCGGTTGCAGGCGCCCGAACACGCGTAAGTCGCCGCCTGTTGGTGGGACTAGCGGCCTGGCTGGCTTTATGGCTGATGACATGCCTGCTTATCCACTGTGCGTGGATGTTCTACAAACGACACCTGACACCCGACGCGAAGCTCATTCGCGCTGCTAAAGCGGGGATAAAGAGGGGAGAGTTCCGGGTGGAATACCAGCCGCTGGTCAGCCTGAGCGAGGGGCGCTGTGTCGGGGTCGATGCGTTGATACGATGGGACAATGTGGAGTACGGGCAGTTGGGCCCCCATCACTACATGAGTCGTATCGAGCAGCGTTCGTTCATCGGGCCCGTTACGCGTTTCATTCTTTCGACGGCGGTCCGCGAACTCGGACCGCTGGTGGCTTCGAGATCCCTGTACATCGGAATCAAGGTTGCCGCGAGGCATGTCGAGAGTCCGACGTTCGTATCGGACGTGATCGGCTCGGCTGAATCGATCCTTTCCCGCCTGGTGTTGCATCTGCCTGAAGAACACTGTGCCAGACCGACAAAAGGCGTTCTCGATGCCGTCACCATGTTGAGAGCGCGGGGAGTGAGATTGGCGATGTCAGGTGCAACCAGTGTCGAGATGTACAGCACGCTTCACGAAGCGTTTCATTTCGATCTGTTGAAGATCGATCGGCGGATCCTTGCGCTCGACGACGGCGAACGCCGGCAACGGTTGGCGGCTTTAGTCGACGCGGCTCGGGAGTTGGGCTCGATTGTGGTTGCCGAGGGAGTCGAGAGTGCCAGCCACCATAGGGTGGTCAGCCGGTCCGGAGCTGAAATCGGTCAGGGGTTTTTCTACGGACGCACAATGATCTTGAGCCTCCTCGTGACGTTCCTCAACGCTGGCGGAAACTCTTTACGTGGGAAAAAAGTGCGCCTGTGGCAATGA
- a CDS encoding AI-2E family transporter: MKHNPTMPDRKRVIQAVLLAAILVLGYVVLWPFVIPVAWALIIAYVTWPLYCRLHALIRGRAWISALLMTLLVGMIAFIPIASLISPVFREFLALYRNVAEYAASGPLRIPDFIARIPWLGHALQQLVSEFADDPQRLHAYITQSGDRWIGELASMVGSVGRNAIKLGFATLTLFFAYRDGHTLLRQVQRVMRPVLGDRLDGYLSAIGGVTRSVVYGLALTAIVQGALAGLGYWAAGVEAPLLLTIITTLAALIPFGTPFVWIPVGIGLIANGNTFAGVGLLLWGALVVSWVDNLIRPVVISNAVRVPFLLVLFGVLGGIGAFGFIGLFVGPVVVAILLALWREWCTSEPETGSVDSADQPSSLTRRT; the protein is encoded by the coding sequence ATGAAGCACAATCCGACCATGCCGGACCGCAAGCGTGTTATCCAGGCCGTGTTGCTCGCCGCAATCCTGGTGCTTGGTTACGTCGTTCTTTGGCCGTTCGTCATACCTGTCGCGTGGGCGCTCATCATCGCGTATGTAACCTGGCCGTTGTACTGCCGGCTCCATGCCTTGATAAGAGGCCGCGCATGGATAAGCGCTCTGTTGATGACGCTGCTGGTCGGAATGATTGCATTTATTCCGATCGCGTCGCTGATTTCGCCCGTCTTTCGCGAGTTCCTGGCACTCTACCGCAACGTTGCCGAATACGCGGCGTCCGGCCCGCTTCGCATTCCGGATTTCATCGCGCGCATTCCGTGGCTAGGACATGCGCTACAGCAGCTTGTCAGCGAATTCGCGGATGACCCTCAAAGACTGCATGCCTATATCACGCAGTCGGGCGACCGCTGGATCGGCGAACTCGCATCAATGGTCGGCAGCGTTGGGCGTAATGCGATCAAACTTGGTTTCGCCACCCTGACCCTGTTCTTCGCGTATCGCGACGGACACACCCTGCTCAGGCAGGTTCAACGTGTGATGCGGCCGGTTCTGGGAGATCGGCTCGATGGCTACCTGAGCGCGATCGGCGGCGTCACGCGTTCGGTCGTCTATGGACTCGCCCTCACCGCGATAGTGCAAGGCGCGCTTGCCGGGTTGGGTTATTGGGCGGCGGGTGTCGAGGCGCCGCTGCTCCTGACGATCATCACGACGCTGGCTGCGTTGATTCCGTTCGGCACACCGTTCGTCTGGATACCCGTAGGCATCGGACTGATCGCAAACGGCAACACGTTCGCCGGCGTGGGACTTCTGTTATGGGGCGCGCTGGTGGTGAGCTGGGTCGACAACCTGATACGGCCCGTGGTTATCAGCAATGCCGTGCGTGTTCCCTTTCTGCTCGTCCTATTCGGCGTACTGGGCGGCATCGGCGCATTCGGGTTTATCGGGCTGTTCGTCGGGCCGGTCGTGGTTGCCATCCTGCTCGCGTTGTGGCGGGAATGGTGCACGAGCGAGCCTGAAACAGGCTCCGTGGATAGTGCAGATCAGCCGTCGTCGTTGACGCGCCGGACTTGA